The Nitrospira sp. SG-bin1 sequence CCGAGAGCGCATGCTTCAATGGTTCCGGTTTGCCGACGCCACCGAAGGGTTCGCGTTGTGTGTCGCGGATGAGCTTGTTGATTCGTTCTACCATGCGTTTGTCGTGCTTCTGCCAATACAGGTAGTCTTCCCACGCCTCGTCTGCGAACACCAGCTTCACTTGGCCAGTTTCCGCTCCACGCCTTTGCCCGCGTTCAGTTGCGCAA is a genomic window containing:
- a CDS encoding toxin YoeB → MKLVFADEAWEDYLYWQKHDKRMVERINKLIRDTQREPFGGVGKPEPLKHALSGFWSRRITDEHRMVYRVVNDTLEIAQLRFHY